TTCTGAGAAATTCATGGGGTATACCACAAAAAAGCATAGCAGACGGGCATGGTATTGCTGGTTTAAGCAGGTAACATGACAGTTATAAATTGATAACAAATTCTTTCTTTGAGTAGTGAGAGTTTGGTGACGTTCAAAGTTTGTGCTGCCCTGTGAGGCGATAATGTGCGGCTCAATTGAACCGCGCCACTTTTTTGATCGATACGTGAAAGGAACAACAAGATGGATGACCAGTTAAGACAAAGCGCCCTCGATTTCCACGAATTTCCTGTGCCGGGTAAAATCCAGGTTTCTCCAACCAAGCCTCTTGCCACCCAGCGCGATCTTGCACTGGCCTATTCGCCAGGTGTAGCGGCCCCTTGTCTTGAAATTGCAAAAGACCCGCTGGCGGCCTACAAATATACCGCGCGCGGCAACCTGGTTGCGGTGATCTCCAACGGCACGGCGGTACTTGGGCTGGGCAATATCGGCGCCCTGGCAGGTAAACCGGTGATGGAAGGCAAAGGCGTTCTGTTTAAAAAGTTTGCCGGTATTGATGTCTTCGACATTGAAGTGGATGAGCTCGACCCGGATAAATTTATCAATGTCGTTGCGGCGCTTGAGCCAACGTTTGGCGGCATTAACCTTGAAGACATCAAAGCGCCCGAATGTTTCTACATTGAGCAAAAACTGCGCGAGCGCATGAATATCCCGGTATTCCACGACGATCAGCACGGCACCGCGATCATCAGCACCGCAGCCATTCTAAATGGCCTGCGCGTGGTGGAGAAAAACATCTCTGACGTGCGCATGGTGGTCTCCGGTGCAGGGGCGGCGGCGATTGCCTGTATGAACCTGCTGGTGGCGCTCGGGATGCAGAAGCACAACATTGTCGTCTGCGACTCGAAAGGCGTTATCTACAAAGACCGCGAACCGAACATGGCGGAAACCAAAGCGGCTTACGCGGTGGAGGACGACGGCAAACGTACGCTGGATGATGTAATTGACGGGGCGGACATTTTCCTCGGCTGTTCAGGGCCAAAAGTCCTCACGCCTGAGATGGTGAAAAAAATGGCCCGCGCGCCGATGATTCTGGCGCTGGCCAACCCGGAACCTGAAATCCTGCCGCCGCTGGCGAAAGAGGTTCGTTCGGACGCCATTATCTGTACCGGTCGTTCTGACTATCCAAACCAGGTTAACAACGTTCTGTGCTTCCCGTTCATCTTCCGTGGCGCACTGGATGTGGGCGCCACGGCGATTAACGAAGAGATGAAACTGGCGGCGGTGCATGCCATTGCTGAACTGGCGCATGCAGAGCAAAGCGAAGTCGTGGCTTCCGCCTATGGCGATCAGGATCTGAGCTTCGGCCCGGACTACATTATTCCAAAACCGTTCGATCCGCGTCTGATCGTCAAGATCGCGCCTGCGGTGGCGAAAGCGGCGATGGATTCCGGCGTGGCAACGCGTCCAATTGCTGATTTTGATGCTTACATCGATAAACTGACCGAGTTTGTTTATAAAACCAACCTGTTCATGAAGCCTATCTTCTCTCTGGCCCGCAAAGCGCCAAAACGCGTGGTGCTGACGGAAGGGGAAGAGGCGCGAGTCCTGCATGCCACGCAGGAGTTGATCACCCTGGGGCTGGCGAAACCGATCCTTGTCGGCCGTCCGAGCGTGATCGAAATGCGCATTCAAAAACTGGGGTTGCAGATCAAGTCCGGCGTCGACTTTGAGATCGTCAACAATGAATCCGATCCGCGTTTTAAAGAGTACTGGAGCGAGTACTACCAGATCATGAAGCGCCGGGGGATCACCCAGGAGCAGGCGCAGCGTGCGGTGATCAGTAATACGACGGTGATTGGCGCAATCATGGTTCAGCGTGGTGAAGCGGATGCGATGATCTGCGGGACGATCGGCGACTATCACGAACACTTCAGCGTGGTGAAGGATATCTTCGGTTATCGCGAAGGCGTACACACGGCAGGCGCGATGAACGCTTTGCTGTTGCCAAGCGGTAACACCTTCATTGCAGACACCTATGTCAACGATGATCCTGGTCCGGAAGAGTTGGCTGAAATTGCCCTGATGGCGGCGGAAACCGTTCGTCGTTTTGGCATCGAACCGAAAGTGGCGCTGCTGTCACACTCCAACTTTGGCTCCTCTAACTGTCCATCCGCTGGCAAAATGCGCACCACGCTGGAACTGATCAAAGCGCGGGCACCTGATCTGATGATCGACGGCGAAATGCACGGGGACGCCGCGTTGGTGGAGAGTATCCGTAATGACCGGATGCCGGACAGCCCGCTGAAAGGGTCGGCCAATATTCTGGTGATGCCGAACATGGAAGCCGCCCGCATTAGTTACAACTTACTGCGCGTCTCCAGCTCCGAAGGCGTCACGGTGGGACCTGTGTTGATGGGCGTCTCTAAACCGGTTCACGTATTAACGCCGATCGCCTCTGTTCGCCGTATCGTGAATATGGTGGCGCTGGCCGTGGTGGAAGCGCAAACACAGCCGCTGTAATTTCACTTTAATTAATTCAGGCGCGGGTTTCTCCCGCGCTTTTTTATTTCCCCATTCTTAGTGATCCATCTCACCTTTTAAACCAGCTTGCCGAATTTTGTTATTTACTCTGACGAAAAATTGCCACGATGAGGAAAGTTTCAGCACAGGCGGTGAGCAATGGATAAAGAACGCATCATTCAGGAATTTGTGCCGGGTAAACAGGTCACGCTGGCGCATCTCATTGCGCATCCTGGTGACGAGCTGGCGAAAAAGATCGGCGTTCCCGAAGCCGGAGCCATCGGCATTATGACGCTGACTCCAGGAGAAACCGCGATGATCGCCGGTGACTTAGCGATGAAAGCGGCTGATGTACATATCGGTTTTCTCGACAGATTCAGCGGGGCGCTGGTGATTTATGGTTCTGTCGGCGCGGTAGAAGAGGCGTTATTACAGACGGTCAGCGGCCTGGGACGCCTATTAAATTTCACCTTGTGCGATCTGACAAAAAGCTAATGAGAGGCGGCCATGAAACGAATTGCGTTTGTCGGCACCGTCGGTGCGGGAAAAACAACGCTTTTTAACGCATTACAGGGAAATTATTCCCTCGCCAGAAAAACGCAGGCTGTGGAATTTAATGAAAACGGCGATATCGATACCCCTGGGGAATATTTTAGCCATCCTCGCTGGTATCACGCCTTAATTACCACGCTGCAGGATGTCGATACGCTGATTTATGTTCATGCAGCCAATGACAAAGAAAGTCGCTTACCTGCCGGACTGTTGGATATTGGCGCCAGTAAACGACACATCGCCGTGATCAGCAAAACAGACGTACCGGATGCCGACGTCGCTGCAACGCGACAATTACTGCGCGGATTAGGGTTCCAGGACCCCGTTTTCGAACTCAATACGCATGATCCGGACAGCGTGCAGCATCTGGTGGATTATCTGGCAGCACTTACCGAACAGGAGGAAGGGGCAGGTGAAAAAACTTATCACAGCTAATGACATTCGTGCGGCTCACGCACGGGGCGAGCAGGCATTGTCGGTTGTTCTGCGCGCCAGCATCATCACCCCGGAGGCCCGCGAAGTTGCGGATCTACTGGGCGTCACGATTACCGAATGCGACGAATCTACCCCGGTAGCCGCCGCGACATCCGCTCCGGTGGATGACGGCAAAACGGACAGCCAGCGTATTCGTGAAACCATCATCGCCCAGTTGCCGGAAGGGCAGTTCACCGAAAGCCTCGTCGCGCAGCTGATGGACAAAGTGATGAAGGAAAAACAGTCGCTGGAACAAGGCGGTATGCAGCCGAGTTTTACCTCGGTCACCGGCAAAGGCGGCGTGAAAGTGATTGACGGCAGCAGCGTGAAGTTTGGCCGCTTTGACGGTGCTGAACCGCACTGCGTCGGCTTAACGGATTTAGTGACGGACAAAGACGGTAGCAGCATGGCCGCTGGCTTTATGCAGTGGGAAAACGCCTTCTTCCCGTGGACGCTGAATTACGACGAAATCGACATGATTCTGGAAGGGGAACTCCACGTTCGTCACCAGGGCGAAACCATGATTGCCAAAGCCGGGGATGTGATGTTCATCCCGAAAGGCTCCAGCATTGAATTTGGTACGCCATCGACCGTGAAATTTCTGTATGTGGCCTGGCCTGCGAATTGGCAGTCCTGCTAACCGCCTGACCCAGCAGGCTATTTTATTTGCCATTTTGGCTCTGGGCAGTGCTCACAATCCTCACGTACTCCGCGTACGCTCCGGTTGTTCCGCGCTGTCCATGTCCAAACTGGCGGCAACAATCACGCCTGTTGGGACAGGCTTTGGGGCGGATGTATGAAGGATTTCATTACTGAAGCATGGCTGAGAGCGAATCACACGCTCAGCGAAGGAGCTGAAATTCACCTCCCCGTTGATGCTCGCCTGACGCCATCTGCCAGGGAACTGCTGGAAAGCCGTCACCTGCGCATTAAGTTTCTGGATGAACAAGGAAGTCTGTTTGTCGATGACGAGGAGCAGCAACCGCAGCCGGTACACGGTTTGACCAGCAGCGACTCGCACCCGCAGGCGAGTTGTGAGTTGTGCCGTCAGGAAGTGACGAAAAAGCCCGACACGTTGACCCATCTGACGGCGGACAAAATGGTCGCCAAAAGCGACCCACGGCTGGGGTTTCGCGCCGCGCTGGACAGCACCATTGCCCTGACGGTGTGGTTACAAATTGAGTTGCCGGAACTGTGGCAACCCTGGCTTGCGGACATTCGCTCGCGTCTGGGCAACATCATGCGGGCCGATGCGATGGATGAACCGCTGGCGGCGCAGTCCATCGTGGGGCTCAACGAGGAACAACTGCACCGGCTTTCTCATCAGCCGCTGCGCTACCTTGACCACGATCACCTGGTGCCGGAAGCCAGCCACGGTCGCGATGCCGCATTACTGAATCTGCTGCGTACCAAAGTGCGTGAAACGGAAGTGGTGGCGGCCCAGGTCTTTATTACCCGCGGTTTCGACGTACTGCGACCGGATATCCTGCAGGCGCTGAACCGTCTCTCGAGTACGGTTTACGTGATGATGATCCTGAGCGTAGCGAAGCATCCGCAGACGGTCAGCCAAATTCAACAACGACTGGGAGGTGGCAATGATCATTGAACGTTGCCGTGAGTTGGCAAAAAACTCGCCTGCCCGGGTGGTCTTCCCGGACGCGCTGGACGTACGCGTGCTGAAGGCGGCGCATTACCTGCAACAGCAGGGTCTGGCGCAGCCGATTCTCGTGGCCAGCCCGTTTGAGATGCGCCAGTTTTCCCTGACGCACCGTATCGCCATGGACGGTCTTCGCGTAATTGATCCACAAAGCAATCTGCAGATGCGTGAAGAATTTGCGCAGCGTTGGCTGGCTCGAGCCGGTGAGAAAACGCCGCCGGATGCGCTGGAGAAACTCAACGATCCGCTGATGTTCGCCGCCGCCATGGTCAGCGCAGGCAAGGCGGATGTCTGTATCGCAGGCAACCTGTCGTCAACGGCGAACGTACTGCGTGCCGGGCTGCGCCTCATTGGTTTACAGCCGGGCTGTAAAACGCTGTCGTCCATTTTTCTGATGCTGCCGCAGTACACCGGACAGCCATTAGGGTTTGCCGATTGCAGCGTGGTGCCGCAGCCAACGGCGGCGCAGCTGGCGGACATCGCCATTGCCAGCGCCGACACCTGGCAGACGATTACCGGCGTTGAGCCGCGCGTGGCGATGCTGTCATTTTCCAGCAACGGCAGCGCCCGTCACCCCAACGTCGCCAACGTGCAGCAGGCGACGGATATCGTGCGTGAACGTGCGCCGCAGCTGGTGGTGGATGGCGAATTGCAGTTTGACGCCGCGTTTGTGCCGGATGTCGCGGCGCAAAAAGCGCCAGCCAGCCCGTTACAGGGGAAAGCCAATGTGATGGTCTTCCCGTCGCTGGAAGCGGGCAACATCGGTTACAAAATCGCACAGCGTTTGGGCGGTTATCGCGCCGTCGGGCCATTGATTCAAGGGCTTGCCGCGCCGCTGCACGATCTTTCCCGAGGCTGTAGCGTGCAAGAAATTATCGAACTGGCGTTGGTGGCAGCTGTGCCGCGCCAGACTGACGTGAGCCGTGAAAACGCCTCGCACACACTGGTTGTATAAGGTCCCGTTCTGGACCCTTTAAACGAGGAAAACACAATGGAAGCATTAGGAATGATCGAAACCCGGGGCCTGGTTGCACTGATTGAGGCTTCTGACGCAATGGTTAAAGCGGCACGCGTGAAGCTGGTTGGCGTGAAGCAGATCGGTGGCGGCCTGTGTACTGCCATGGTTCGTGGCGATGTGGCAGCCTGCAAAGCGGCGACCGATGCCGGTGCTGCCGC
This Citrobacter enshiensis DNA region includes the following protein-coding sequences:
- the eutT gene encoding ethanolamine utilization cob(I)yrinic acid a,c-diamide adenosyltransferase EutT translates to MKDFITEAWLRANHTLSEGAEIHLPVDARLTPSARELLESRHLRIKFLDEQGSLFVDDEEQQPQPVHGLTSSDSHPQASCELCRQEVTKKPDTLTHLTADKMVAKSDPRLGFRAALDSTIALTVWLQIELPELWQPWLADIRSRLGNIMRADAMDEPLAAQSIVGLNEEQLHRLSHQPLRYLDHDHLVPEASHGRDAALLNLLRTKVRETEVVAAQVFITRGFDVLRPDILQALNRLSSTVYVMMILSVAKHPQTVSQIQQRLGGGNDH
- the eutM gene encoding ethanolamine utilization microcompartment protein EutM — translated: MEALGMIETRGLVALIEASDAMVKAARVKLVGVKQIGGGLCTAMVRGDVAACKAATDAGAAAAQRIGELVSVHVIPRPHGDLEEVFPISFKGDSNDM
- the eutS gene encoding ethanolamine utilization microcompartment protein EutS, which codes for MDKERIIQEFVPGKQVTLAHLIAHPGDELAKKIGVPEAGAIGIMTLTPGETAMIAGDLAMKAADVHIGFLDRFSGALVIYGSVGAVEEALLQTVSGLGRLLNFTLCDLTKS
- the eutP gene encoding ethanolamine utilization acetate kinase EutP, which encodes MKRIAFVGTVGAGKTTLFNALQGNYSLARKTQAVEFNENGDIDTPGEYFSHPRWYHALITTLQDVDTLIYVHAANDKESRLPAGLLDIGASKRHIAVISKTDVPDADVAATRQLLRGLGFQDPVFELNTHDPDSVQHLVDYLAALTEQEEGAGEKTYHS
- the maeB gene encoding NADP-dependent oxaloacetate-decarboxylating malate dehydrogenase, with amino-acid sequence MDDQLRQSALDFHEFPVPGKIQVSPTKPLATQRDLALAYSPGVAAPCLEIAKDPLAAYKYTARGNLVAVISNGTAVLGLGNIGALAGKPVMEGKGVLFKKFAGIDVFDIEVDELDPDKFINVVAALEPTFGGINLEDIKAPECFYIEQKLRERMNIPVFHDDQHGTAIISTAAILNGLRVVEKNISDVRMVVSGAGAAAIACMNLLVALGMQKHNIVVCDSKGVIYKDREPNMAETKAAYAVEDDGKRTLDDVIDGADIFLGCSGPKVLTPEMVKKMARAPMILALANPEPEILPPLAKEVRSDAIICTGRSDYPNQVNNVLCFPFIFRGALDVGATAINEEMKLAAVHAIAELAHAEQSEVVASAYGDQDLSFGPDYIIPKPFDPRLIVKIAPAVAKAAMDSGVATRPIADFDAYIDKLTEFVYKTNLFMKPIFSLARKAPKRVVLTEGEEARVLHATQELITLGLAKPILVGRPSVIEMRIQKLGLQIKSGVDFEIVNNESDPRFKEYWSEYYQIMKRRGITQEQAQRAVISNTTVIGAIMVQRGEADAMICGTIGDYHEHFSVVKDIFGYREGVHTAGAMNALLLPSGNTFIADTYVNDDPGPEELAEIALMAAETVRRFGIEPKVALLSHSNFGSSNCPSAGKMRTTLELIKARAPDLMIDGEMHGDAALVESIRNDRMPDSPLKGSANILVMPNMEAARISYNLLRVSSSEGVTVGPVLMGVSKPVHVLTPIASVRRIVNMVALAVVEAQTQPL
- the eutQ gene encoding ethanolamine utilization acetate kinase EutQ — its product is MKKLITANDIRAAHARGEQALSVVLRASIITPEAREVADLLGVTITECDESTPVAAATSAPVDDGKTDSQRIRETIIAQLPEGQFTESLVAQLMDKVMKEKQSLEQGGMQPSFTSVTGKGGVKVIDGSSVKFGRFDGAEPHCVGLTDLVTDKDGSSMAAGFMQWENAFFPWTLNYDEIDMILEGELHVRHQGETMIAKAGDVMFIPKGSSIEFGTPSTVKFLYVAWPANWQSC
- the pta gene encoding phosphate acetyltransferase, translated to MIIERCRELAKNSPARVVFPDALDVRVLKAAHYLQQQGLAQPILVASPFEMRQFSLTHRIAMDGLRVIDPQSNLQMREEFAQRWLARAGEKTPPDALEKLNDPLMFAAAMVSAGKADVCIAGNLSSTANVLRAGLRLIGLQPGCKTLSSIFLMLPQYTGQPLGFADCSVVPQPTAAQLADIAIASADTWQTITGVEPRVAMLSFSSNGSARHPNVANVQQATDIVRERAPQLVVDGELQFDAAFVPDVAAQKAPASPLQGKANVMVFPSLEAGNIGYKIAQRLGGYRAVGPLIQGLAAPLHDLSRGCSVQEIIELALVAAVPRQTDVSRENASHTLVV